In Desulfonatronospira thiodismutans ASO3-1, the sequence GGTGGGCCATGCTGGCCATCCCCCTGGCTGTCTTCCTGTTGCCGGTCATATTTTACAGCGTGGCCTGGCAGGTCCTCCTGCCATACTATCTGGCCTCGGTATTCGGTTATTTCACTCATCTTGTACTGGACCGGCAACTGGCCTGATTGCTTACAGGCAGGCCGGCCCGCTACAGGCCGGCCTAAAAAACGAGCCCTTAGATATCCACGCCCCATTTCTTGATCATGGACATGCCTCCGTGCACGTTCAGGGTATTGGTGATTCCATGCCTGGCCAGCTTGAGCCTGGCTTCATAGGAGCGCGCCCCGTTGTTGCACAGAAGAACCACTGTTTCGGCCTGGGGCACCTTGTCCAGGTTCAAGTCCAGGGTTTCGGCCTTAACGTTCTTCCATTTTTCAGGATATTTATCCATAAACGGCCTGGCATTGTCCTCGTCCCGGCAATCCAGGAAAACCACGTCTTTGTCCTGCCGTTTTTCCCACAGCTCAGCAAATTCTGCAGGCCTTAACCCCTTGTTGAAGCCCTGCAGTATATTTTCAGCCACATTGCCCAGGCTGTTCAGGGCATCCATGGCAGAGCCGAAGGGAGGGGAGTAAGAAACCTCCAGATTGCTCAAATCCTTTGTAGTGGGCTTACCGGGCAGAAGGGCGGCAACACAGTCTATGCGGCCCTTGAGGCTGTCGCCGCCGGTACTCAGCCCCTGCAGGCCCAGGATACGCCCCGTGCCCCTCTCCACTACCAGTTCCAGGTACAACAGGTCCTTTTCCGGATAGAAGTGGGATTTGTCGAACTGGGTCACAAAAGCACTGACTGCATCAAAGCCCTGTCTGGATGCAGTTTCAATACTGAGTCCCGTACCGGATACAGCGTGATCGAACAGCTTGACCACAAAAGAGCCCACTGCTCCGGGGAACTCGTCATTGCCTCCGGCCAGGTTGGTGCCGATGACCCGGCCCTGACGGTTGGCCATGGAGCCCATGGGGTAATAGCCCGGTTTGCCGGTGACCAGGTTCTGCAGCTGTACGCAGTCTCCGCCGGCGAAAATATGCTCATCCGAAGTACGCATGTGTCTGTCCACTACCACTGCACCCTGGGGTGAGACTTCCAGACCGGCCTCCCGGGCCAGGTCCGAATTGGGGATGACCCCTGCGGCCAAAATCACCATATCGGCTTCCAGCTCTCTTTGATCTGTTCTGACGCCTTTGACTCTGTCCTCGCCGAAAATTTCCTTGACCTGTTCCCCGGTATAAACGGAGATATCGTTTTCTTCCAGCACGTTTCTTACCATCCGGGCAATGTCCGGGCTGATAAAGCCGGGCAGGACCTGAGGGGCGATCTCCACGACGCTGGTCTCGATGCCCCACAAATCAGCCAGGGCTTCAGCCATCTCCAGGCCAATAAGCCCGGCCCCCACTACAACAGCCTTCTCCACGCCGCTCTGGCTTATCTGTCCCTTGAGCCTGATGGCTTCTTCCAGTCCGGAAACGGTATAGACGCCGGGCAGATCCACCCCGGGCAGGGGCAGTTTCCTGGGGCTGCTGCCAGTGGACAGAACCAGCTTGTCATAATCCAGATGGTATTTTTCATCCTTTTCCAGATCGTGTACATGCACCTGTCTGGCCATACGGTCAATGCTCAGGGCCCTGGTCCGGGTGCGCACCTCCACATCCTTGGCTTCCCGGAAAAAACTTACATCCCTGACCATATGAAAGGTAGTGGACTGCAATTCCTGGGCATCGCTTATATCCCCGGACACATAATAGGGTATGCCGCAGCCTCCATAGGAAATTATCTCATTTTCATCGATCATGATCACCCTGGAATCCGGTTCCAGGCGCTTCAGCCTGCAGGCGGCCTTGGGTCCCAGGGCCACCGCTCCAATAATCACTACCTGCTGACTCATATCTGCTCCTTAATTTTCAAGGTTTTCCAATGCATTACGGCCCTTGAAGCACTTCTCAGCCTATATAACATACCTGACTGAAGATCAGATAGTTAAACATCACTATACCTAATTTATACACAAAAATAAAGGTCTATTCTTGAAGGGTTGAGCCTGCTGCCCCCTGTGCTGCCTTCTTCCTGTTTTTCTATTATTGTAACTGTTCACCATAATAGTTGATTTTGTCGGGGTCGGTATCGGAATCGGGATCGGAATCGAAGCTGTTGGGGAACGCCCCATGCAACTTTGGTTTTCGGTTTTCTATCGAACCTCTCCGAGCCGGAAGCCGATACCGACACCGACACCGACACCGATGGCCAGAACAAGAGTACACACAAAATGTGCTGAACAGTTACCTATTTTTTTCTTTTGCGCGAAATTCTCTACTATACGCCTGCAAAGAGACTTTTTGCAGATGCATTCCCTGGCTGCCCTTGTCAGTTTTTCCTTGCACCTTTTTCCCTTCAGCTTTAACCTTACACCATGCAGGAATTTTTGATCCACCCGGAATTCACCCTGACTCTTATCTGGAAAAACAACCTGATAGAAAAGACGCTTCTACAGCCGGCGGACTCAGGGACCACAAGTTGCATGAAAACATCACCAAGGCCCTCCAGGGCTCTTGGAAACCTCTACAGACACTACCTGAACCGGGAGCCTTTGCATCCGGAGATTCCACTGGCCTGGAAAAATATGCCCCCTTTCAGGGCCAGGGTGCTAAGGACACTTTTCTGGCTTGTTCCCTGGGGCAGGATCATGACTTATTCCGGGCTGGCCGCCATGGCCGGCAACCCCGGGGCGGCCCGGGCAGTGGGAACGGCCATGGCCTGCAACCCCTGGCCGGTCATCATTCCCTGTCACCGGGTAATCAGGGCTGACAGGGGCCTTGGAGGTTTTTCCTGCGGAACTGAACTAAAGAAAAAGCTGCTGGCCCTGGAGGACATTATTCTATGAAAAACCCAGGGTTAAAACAAAGGCCTCTTTCATGTTGCCAAAACCAGGACCAGTGATTAGTATTGAAACTGTCTGAATATAACATCCATGCAAGGGGGAACTTAACCCCCTTGAAAACTCAATAAAGAGGTGCCTTAATGACAAAAAAGACCAATGCCGGAAAAGCAACCCCCAAAGGTGAAAAACTGCCCCTGATGACCCTGCGCGAAGTGGTCATGTTTCCCAAGGCCATTATTCCCCTTCTGGTGGGACGCGATTCATCTATCAAGGCCATTGAACACGCGTTGAACAACTACAACAAAAAAATATTCCTGGTGACCCAGAATGACCCCAAGACGGAAAAGCCTGGCCCCGAAGACATCTATGCCTGCGGATGCGTAAGCAGGATCCTGCAGATGTTTCGTCTGCCCGACGGCACGGTCAAGGTTCTCTTTGAGGGCCTGCACCGGGCGGCGGTAAACCCGGAAAAGGTCGATTTCGAGGAAGAGGTCCCTGAAGTGGAGACCCATTTCCTGCCGGAAGAGGAAAACGACCATTCCGAAACAGAGGCCCTGGTCCGGGCCACCAAGGAGTCCCTGGAAGAATACTCCAAGGCCAACACCAAAATCGCCAAGGAATCCGTACAGTCCATCCAGAACATGGATGACCCCGGGGCCATAGCTGACGCCATTATGCCCCATCTCAAGGTGGAATTTAACGAAAAGCAGGAGGTCCTGGAGGAATTCGATCCTTTCAAGCGCCTGCAGATGGCTTATGCCCACCTGCAGGGCGAAATCGAAGTCTTCTCCCTGGAAAAAAAGATCAAGTCCAGGGTCAAGAACCAGATGGAAAAGAACCAGAGGGAATATTATCTTTCCGAGCAGCTCAAGGCCATCCACAAGGAAATGGGCCGCGACCACGATCCCAAGGCCGAACTGGATGTACTCCAGGAAAAGGTGGACCAGAAAAACATGCCCCAGCAGGCCAAGGACAAGGCCTCGGAAGAAATCAAGAAACTGCGCAGCATGCCCCCCAACGCCGGGGAGTACAGCGTGCTCATGAACTACGTGGACTGGGTCCTGGCCCTGCCCTGGAACGAGCTCAGGGAGACAGACACTGACATTACCAAGGCGGAAAAGATTCTGGATGAAGACCATTACGGTCTGGAAAAGCCCAAGCAGAGAATCCTGGAATACCTGGCCGTGCAGAGCCTGGTGGAAAAAATGCGCGGGCCCATCCTGTGCCTGGTGGGACCTCCAGGCGTGGGCAAGACATCCCTGGCCAAATCAGTGGCCCGGGCCACCCAGCGTGAGTTCATCAGGCTTTCTCTGGGAGGTGTGCGCGACGAGGCCGAGATCCGGGGTCACAGGCGCACCTATGTCGGGGCCATGCCCGGCAAGATCCTGCAGAGCCTGAAACGGGTGGATACCAACAACCCGGTTTTCTGCCTGGACGAGGTGGACAAGATGAGCATGGATTTCCGGGGGGATCCTTCTGCAGCGCTGCTGGAGGTGCTGGACCCGGAACAGAACTCCGCCTTCAGCGACCATTACCTGGACTTGGATTACGACCTGTCCAACATCTTCTTCATCACCACGGCCAACTACCTGCAGGCCATCCCAGCGCCCCTGCAGGACCGTATGGAAATAATCAAGCTGCCAGGCTATCTGGAAACCGAGAAAAACCGCATTGCCAGGCACTTTATCTGGCCCAAGCAGCTCAACTATCACGGCCTGGAAGACAGTAAGGTCTCCATTTCCGAGGGGGCCATAAATGAAATAATCCGTCAGTACACCCGGGAGGCCGGGGTACGCAACCTGGAGCGTGAAATCGCCTCCATCTGCCGCAAGGTGGCCAAGAAAAAAGTCGAAGAAAAGGACAGAAAGGACAAAAAGGTCCGGGTAACAGCCAAGAGTGTGCCCTCTTACCTGGGCGTATCCAAGATCCGCCACGGTGAGCGCGAGGACAAGCCTTTGGTTGGTGTAACCAACGGTGTGGCCTGGACCGAAGTAGGGGGCGAAATCCTCCTGGTGGAAGTGGCCCTCATGCCCGGCACGGGCAAGGTGGAGATCACCGGCAAGCTTGGCGACGTAATGAAGGAAAGCGCCAAGGCGGCCCTTAGCTATGTACGCTCCCGCTCGGACGTATTCGGCCTCAAGTCGGACTTCTACAAGGAAATAGACGTACACGTGCATGTCCCGGAAGGAGCAACCCCCAAGGACGGACCTTCAGCCGGCATCACCCTGACCACCAGCCTGGTTTCGTCGCTACTCAACCTGCCGGTGCGTAACGACCTGGCCATGACCGGGGAAATCACCCTGCGCGGCAGGGTTCTGCCCATAGGCGGTCTCAGGGAAAAGCTCCTGGCTGCCAGGCGCGGTGATATAAACAAGGTCATCATCCCCGAAGCCAACCAGAAAGATCTGCAGGAAGTCCCGGACAATGTGCTCAAGGGCCTGGAGGTCATGCCGGTACAGCACATGGATGATGTCCTGGCCGAGGCCCTCATGGGCACCACCAGGGAAGACCTGTTCTGCGGGGATGCAAACATCACTCCCATTTCCTCCAAGCTCATGAAGGAAGAATACCAGGAACAGGCCCAGTAAAAAGAAAACAAAAAACCTAAAAAAGCCCGGGAGAATCTCCCGGGCTTTTTTTTAGGCCTGCGTATTGATATTTTCAATAGCAATCCAGGCTTTCTATTGATATTTTAAATTGGACTGCCGGGTTCTTCTCAGGTTACACACAGGATATGAACATATCAAACTTAGAGACAAAAAAACGCCTCACGGAAACCGTCAAAGGCGCCGGCTGAGCTTCCAAGCTGCCTCCAGGGGACCTGGACAAAGCTTTGCAGGGGCTGGAGTTCCCCAAGGATTCCAACCTCATAGTGGGCCTGGACCGGGCCGACGACGCCGGGGTGTACAAGGTCTCGGATGACCTGGCCCTTATACAGACCGTGGATTTTTTTACCCCCATCGTGGACGATCCCTACTGGTTCGGCCAGATCGCCGCAGCCAATGCCTTAAGCGACGTCTATGCCATGGGCGGAGAGCCCAAAACCGCCATGAACCTGGTAGGCTTTCCCCTGGGTAAAATGGACCTGGAAGTTCTGCGTCAGATCCTCATGGGAGGTCTGGACAAGATGCGCGAGGCAGGTACCGTCCTGGTGGGAGGACACAGTGTAGAAGATGCAGAGCTTAAATACGGTCTTTCCGTAACCGGGTTTGTGCATCCGGACAAGATCCTGACCAAGAAAAACCTCCAGGCCGGGGACAGGCTCATCCTGACCAAGCCCCTGGGCACTGGCATTGTCAACACCGCCATCAAGGGCGGAGCAGCCTCCCAGGAACATATCCAAAAGGTCACCAGGCTCATGGCCGAACTCAACAAAGCCGCAGCCGAAGTTATGCGCCAATACGATGTTCATGCCTGCACCGATATAACCGGATTCGGCCTGCTGGGACACATGGCCGAAATGCTCTGCGGCTCAAAAGTCAGCCTGAAAATTGATTTCGGCAGCCTCCCGGTGCTGCCCGAAGCCTTAGAATTCGCCTCCATGGGCATGGTCCCGGCCGGGGCGCACAAAAACCGGCATTTCCGGGAAAATATCGTGGAATACTCAGACGGGATCACTCCGGCCAAGCGCGATATCCTGTTCGACCCCCAGACTTCCGGGGGCCTTCTCATCTGCTGCCCCCCGGACCAGGCCCGGGACATGCTCCGGAACCTGCACTCCAGGGGCCTAAGTGAAGCCGCCATCATGGGCGAGGTTGACTCATCTTCCGCAGAGAAGATCCTTGTAGAGTAAGGATACGGACGGCTATAATTTTACCCCGTTCTCCTCCAAATCCCGCACCAGGAGCTCGCGCATCCGTTTGCTCACCGGGCCGGGGCGGACGTCGTGTATGGGCTTGCCGTTGTAGCGGACAATGCTCATGGCATCCAGGGTGGTGCCCAGGAGGATGACCTCCCGGGCCTCGTAGATTTCTTCCTCGCTTATGGGCCGGAATACAAAGGTCATCTCGTCCTTGATGAGTTCCAGGGCGCGCATGAGGGTGGTGCCCGGCAGGGCGTTGTTCAGCTCCGGCACCAGGATGCGCCCCTTCTGATCCACCACCACCACGTTTTCTATGCAGCCCTCGGCCAGAAATCCATGCTGATCAAAGCACAGGACAAAATCGCAGCCTTTGTCCACGGCCTCCTTTTTCATGAGTACATTGGGCAGGTAGTTGACCGACTTGATCCTGGCCATGAAGGACGGCTTGGCCGGGTGCTCGGACTTGCAGGCCCGTACACCCTTTTCCCACATGCTCTCGGGCAGATAGTTGAACCTCCTGGCTACAATATACAGGCTGGGCCAGGGGCATTCCCGGTAGTCAATGGCAAACCCGCCAGGGCCGCGGCCGATGAACAGGCTTAGGTATCCGTCATCCTGCCCCCCGGCTCTGGCCGTTTCCAGGACCATCTCCCGG encodes:
- a CDS encoding FAD-dependent oxidoreductase — translated: MSQQVVIIGAVALGPKAACRLKRLEPDSRVIMIDENEIISYGGCGIPYYVSGDISDAQELQSTTFHMVRDVSFFREAKDVEVRTRTRALSIDRMARQVHVHDLEKDEKYHLDYDKLVLSTGSSPRKLPLPGVDLPGVYTVSGLEEAIRLKGQISQSGVEKAVVVGAGLIGLEMAEALADLWGIETSVVEIAPQVLPGFISPDIARMVRNVLEENDISVYTGEQVKEIFGEDRVKGVRTDQRELEADMVILAAGVIPNSDLAREAGLEVSPQGAVVVDRHMRTSDEHIFAGGDCVQLQNLVTGKPGYYPMGSMANRQGRVIGTNLAGGNDEFPGAVGSFVVKLFDHAVSGTGLSIETASRQGFDAVSAFVTQFDKSHFYPEKDLLYLELVVERGTGRILGLQGLSTGGDSLKGRIDCVAALLPGKPTTKDLSNLEVSYSPPFGSAMDALNSLGNVAENILQGFNKGLRPAEFAELWEKRQDKDVVFLDCRDEDNARPFMDKYPEKWKNVKAETLDLNLDKVPQAETVVLLCNNGARSYEARLKLARHGITNTLNVHGGMSMIKKWGVDI
- a CDS encoding methylated-DNA--[protein]-cysteine S-methyltransferase — encoded protein: MQEFLIHPEFTLTLIWKNNLIEKTLLQPADSGTTSCMKTSPRPSRALGNLYRHYLNREPLHPEIPLAWKNMPPFRARVLRTLFWLVPWGRIMTYSGLAAMAGNPGAARAVGTAMACNPWPVIIPCHRVIRADRGLGGFSCGTELKKKLLALEDIIL
- the lon gene encoding endopeptidase La, whose translation is MTKKTNAGKATPKGEKLPLMTLREVVMFPKAIIPLLVGRDSSIKAIEHALNNYNKKIFLVTQNDPKTEKPGPEDIYACGCVSRILQMFRLPDGTVKVLFEGLHRAAVNPEKVDFEEEVPEVETHFLPEEENDHSETEALVRATKESLEEYSKANTKIAKESVQSIQNMDDPGAIADAIMPHLKVEFNEKQEVLEEFDPFKRLQMAYAHLQGEIEVFSLEKKIKSRVKNQMEKNQREYYLSEQLKAIHKEMGRDHDPKAELDVLQEKVDQKNMPQQAKDKASEEIKKLRSMPPNAGEYSVLMNYVDWVLALPWNELRETDTDITKAEKILDEDHYGLEKPKQRILEYLAVQSLVEKMRGPILCLVGPPGVGKTSLAKSVARATQREFIRLSLGGVRDEAEIRGHRRTYVGAMPGKILQSLKRVDTNNPVFCLDEVDKMSMDFRGDPSAALLEVLDPEQNSAFSDHYLDLDYDLSNIFFITTANYLQAIPAPLQDRMEIIKLPGYLETEKNRIARHFIWPKQLNYHGLEDSKVSISEGAINEIIRQYTREAGVRNLEREIASICRKVAKKKVEEKDRKDKKVRVTAKSVPSYLGVSKIRHGEREDKPLVGVTNGVAWTEVGGEILLVEVALMPGTGKVEITGKLGDVMKESAKAALSYVRSRSDVFGLKSDFYKEIDVHVHVPEGATPKDGPSAGITLTTSLVSSLLNLPVRNDLAMTGEITLRGRVLPIGGLREKLLAARRGDINKVIIPEANQKDLQEVPDNVLKGLEVMPVQHMDDVLAEALMGTTREDLFCGDANITPISSKLMKEEYQEQAQ
- the selD gene encoding selenide, water dikinase SelD, which gives rise to MNISNLETKKRLTETVKGAGUASKLPPGDLDKALQGLEFPKDSNLIVGLDRADDAGVYKVSDDLALIQTVDFFTPIVDDPYWFGQIAAANALSDVYAMGGEPKTAMNLVGFPLGKMDLEVLRQILMGGLDKMREAGTVLVGGHSVEDAELKYGLSVTGFVHPDKILTKKNLQAGDRLILTKPLGTGIVNTAIKGGAASQEHIQKVTRLMAELNKAAAEVMRQYDVHACTDITGFGLLGHMAEMLCGSKVSLKIDFGSLPVLPEALEFASMGMVPAGAHKNRHFRENIVEYSDGITPAKRDILFDPQTSGGLLICCPPDQARDMLRNLHSRGLSEAAIMGEVDSSSAEKILVE
- a CDS encoding aminotransferase class IV is translated as MAHVAGTREYLDKLVSLPRPGEENIFAFYDHRLEMICKDPRMMLIPLDDHMIHRGDGVFETVKYLGRRVYQLEAHLERMEKNCRAIFIRPPLSWEHIREMVLETARAGGQDDGYLSLFIGRGPGGFAIDYRECPWPSLYIVARRFNYLPESMWEKGVRACKSEHPAKPSFMARIKSVNYLPNVLMKKEAVDKGCDFVLCFDQHGFLAEGCIENVVVVDQKGRILVPELNNALPGTTLMRALELIKDEMTFVFRPISEEEIYEAREVILLGTTLDAMSIVRYNGKPIHDVRPGPVSKRMRELLVRDLEENGVKL